Proteins encoded within one genomic window of Gallus gallus isolate bGalGal1 chromosome 1, bGalGal1.mat.broiler.GRCg7b, whole genome shotgun sequence:
- the NUDT4 gene encoding diphosphoinositol polyphosphate phosphohydrolase 2 isoform X7, with amino-acid sequence MEPEEEPGGAAVREVYEEAGVKGKLGRLLGIFEQNQDRKHRTYVYVLTVTEILEDWEDSVNIGRKREWFKVEDAIKVLQCHKPVHAEYLEKLKLSCSPTNGNSVVPPLPDNNSLYVTSAQTSGLPSTVR; translated from the exons ATGGAACCAGAAGAGGAACCTGGAGGAGCAGCTGTCAGAGAGGTGTATGAAGAG GCTGGCGTAAAGGGAAAGCTAGGCAGACTGCTCGGGATATTTGAG CAGAACCAGGATCGGAAGCATAGGACGTACGTTTATGTTCTCACTGtcacagaaatactggaagacTGGGAGGATTCTGTTAATATAG gaaggaaaagagagtgGTTTAAAGTAGAAGACGCAATCAAggtccttcagtgccacaagCCTGTTCACGCAGAGTACTTGGAAAAACTGAAACTGAGCTGTTCACCCACGAATGGAAACTCCGTGGTTCCCCCTCTCCCAGATAATAACTCCCTGTATGTCACTTCTGCACAGACTTCTGGGTTGCCCTCTACTGTGAGATAA